In Gimesia benthica, a single window of DNA contains:
- a CDS encoding AAA family ATPase has translation MEVSQIEDYYQRSLTEVGKVLMGQEDLVEGVLIALFCEGNVLIEGVPGLGKTLLVNTLSHVLSSRFRRIQFTPDLMPSDITGHTVYDMHEKVFTFNEGPLFTNLLLADEVNRAPAKTQSALLEAMQERQVSVDGKTYPLERPFLTIATQNPLEQEGTYPLPEAQLDRFMFKLLVDYPTQDQENAILDLYAAGKDNRDLGTFGIEPVLNTETILEIQRRATEIIVEPSIINYITSIVSRTRGWHTIEVGASPRASVNLLIGSRVMAACQGRDFVVPDDVKELALPVLRHRIRLHPEAEIEGVNVDDVIREILESVEAPRQ, from the coding sequence ATGGAAGTTTCTCAGATTGAAGATTACTATCAGCGCTCACTGACAGAGGTGGGAAAAGTTCTCATGGGTCAGGAAGATCTGGTAGAAGGGGTGCTGATCGCCCTGTTCTGCGAGGGAAATGTGCTGATCGAAGGGGTTCCCGGCCTGGGTAAGACCTTGCTGGTCAATACCCTCAGCCACGTTCTCTCCAGCAGGTTCCGACGAATTCAGTTCACCCCCGACCTGATGCCCTCCGACATCACCGGGCATACCGTGTATGACATGCACGAAAAGGTTTTCACGTTCAATGAAGGCCCCCTGTTTACCAACCTGCTGCTCGCGGATGAAGTCAACCGCGCCCCGGCGAAAACACAGTCGGCACTGCTGGAAGCGATGCAGGAGCGCCAGGTTTCGGTGGATGGTAAAACCTATCCACTGGAGCGTCCGTTCCTGACGATTGCCACCCAGAACCCGCTGGAGCAGGAAGGAACCTATCCGCTGCCCGAGGCGCAGCTGGACCGATTCATGTTCAAACTGCTGGTCGACTATCCAACACAGGACCAGGAAAACGCGATCCTCGACCTGTACGCGGCCGGTAAAGACAATCGCGATCTGGGAACCTTCGGTATCGAGCCGGTTCTGAATACGGAAACAATTCTGGAAATTCAGAGACGGGCCACTGAAATCATCGTGGAGCCCTCGATCATCAATTACATCACTTCGATTGTCTCCCGCACCCGGGGCTGGCACACCATTGAAGTCGGTGCCAGTCCACGTGCCAGCGTGAACCTGTTGATCGGTTCGCGGGTGATGGCTGCCTGCCAGGGCCGCGACTTCGTTGTTCCCGATGACGTGAAGGAACTGGCTCTGCCAGTGCTGCGTCATCGCATCCGCCTGCATCCGGAAGCCGAGATTGAAGGCGTGAACGTGGACGATGTAATCCGAGAAATCCTGGAAAGTGTTGAGGCGCCCCGCCAATGA
- a CDS encoding DUF1501 domain-containing protein — translation MNFDDLMLRDQTRRHFFENCAMGAGAIGLASLMQSEQRAQAGTGKLNGTHHPPKAKNVIYMFMAGGPSQLEMFDFKPKLQELEGKVIPESYVEGKQFAFLKKDAKLLGTRRKFKKHGESGMELSEVVPHLAEVADDITVLKSMKTDVFNHGPAKLFMNTGTQQFGRPSMGAWVTYGIGSESQNLPGFVVLQSGPRGPRGGAPLWGSGFLPTTYQGVPFLNGADPILNLSSPSGINSERQSEFIDTVNQLNSLRLEKTRDPEIATRISAYEMAYRMQSSAPELMDLSGETKETLDLYGVDPAKPSFARNCLLARRLVEKGSRFVQLYHTDWDHHGNKGTDLEESLDARCLETDQASAALVKDLKQRGLLDDTLVIWGGEFGRTPQGEPRDLIGRDHHIDAFSIWVAGGGSKPGVTIGETDELGYYSVEDTIHVRDFHATVLHLLGIDHHELSYFYQGLDFRLTGVEEAHVVEKMLA, via the coding sequence ATGAATTTCGATGACCTGATGTTACGCGATCAGACACGACGTCACTTTTTCGAGAATTGCGCGATGGGTGCCGGGGCCATCGGTCTGGCTTCTCTGATGCAGTCGGAACAACGCGCACAGGCCGGCACCGGCAAGTTGAATGGTACCCATCATCCGCCCAAAGCCAAGAATGTGATTTACATGTTTATGGCGGGTGGCCCCAGTCAGCTGGAGATGTTTGATTTCAAACCGAAGCTGCAGGAACTGGAAGGCAAGGTCATCCCCGAATCGTATGTGGAGGGCAAGCAGTTTGCGTTTCTGAAAAAAGACGCCAAGCTGCTGGGCACGCGACGGAAATTCAAGAAGCACGGCGAATCGGGCATGGAACTCTCGGAAGTTGTTCCACACCTGGCTGAGGTCGCGGACGACATCACCGTGCTGAAGAGTATGAAGACAGACGTCTTTAACCATGGTCCGGCCAAACTCTTCATGAATACCGGGACACAACAGTTTGGTCGTCCCAGCATGGGTGCCTGGGTAACTTACGGAATTGGCAGCGAGTCACAGAATCTGCCCGGCTTCGTCGTGCTGCAATCCGGCCCGCGGGGACCACGTGGTGGAGCGCCCCTGTGGGGCAGTGGTTTTCTGCCGACCACGTACCAGGGAGTCCCCTTCCTGAACGGAGCAGATCCGATATTGAATCTCTCCAGTCCGTCCGGGATCAATTCTGAGAGACAGTCGGAATTCATTGATACGGTAAATCAATTGAACTCGCTTCGACTGGAGAAGACGCGCGATCCGGAAATCGCCACCCGTATCTCTGCCTATGAAATGGCTTACCGCATGCAGTCCAGCGCCCCTGAATTGATGGATCTCTCGGGCGAGACGAAAGAGACACTCGATCTGTACGGCGTCGATCCCGCGAAACCTTCATTTGCCCGTAACTGTCTACTGGCACGGCGGTTAGTGGAAAAAGGATCTCGCTTCGTGCAGCTCTATCATACGGACTGGGATCATCATGGAAATAAGGGAACCGACCTGGAAGAATCGCTGGATGCCCGCTGTCTGGAAACCGATCAGGCGTCGGCTGCACTCGTGAAAGACCTCAAACAACGGGGGCTGCTGGATGACACGCTGGTCATCTGGGGGGGTGAATTTGGGCGGACTCCACAAGGTGAGCCCCGTGATCTGATTGGTCGCGATCATCATATCGATGCGTTTTCCATCTGGGTCGCCGGGGGTGGATCCAAGCCGGGTGTCACAATAGGAGAGACTGACGAGCTAGGCTACTATTCTGTCGAAGACACGATTCATGTACGCGACTTCCATGCGACGGTGCTACACCTTCTCGGCATCGATCACCATGAGCTTTCCTATTTTTACCAGGGTCTCGATTTCCGTTTAACGGGCGTGGAAGAAGCGCATGTGGTTGAGAAAATGCTGGCCTGA
- the flhA gene encoding flagellar biosynthesis protein FlhA: MRNSGLIFPLVIVSSVLVIIAPLPPMMMDLLLSCNITVSVVILMTTIYVTRPLEFSVFPAILLGTTLARLVLNVATTRLILTRGADDGTAAAGGVIEAFGQFVAGGHLVVGLIIFVILVTIQFMVITKGATRISEVAARFSLDSMPGKQMAIDADLNAGLISSEEAKTRRQEITEQADFYGSMDGASKFVRGDSIASIIITLINVVGGLYVGMVDHGMELSKAATVFTTLTIGDGLVTQVPGFLISLAAGLIVTRTSVDSNLPRDVVKQFSGHPEALFLASTFLFALAFTGLPAGPMLALAIGCAVTGMMRRKGQQATAVQKQKAETQQQEQQQQPAEPKPEDHLFVDPLELELGVGLLRLADPATGGDLLDRVTRIRHKIAQELGIILPKVRIRDNIRLGQRDYQIKIRDVAVAWGTIYPDGLLAIDTGATNGDIPGIDTIEPAFGRPAKWIELGQKERAELMGFNVVEPSAVAITHLTEVVREHSSELLTREQVHGLVENLKESSPKVVEELIPDVLKISQVQHVLSNLLRERVPIRDLETILQTLGDYADRTKEPMLLTEYVRNGLARSICQQYRDSNRLLRVVTLDPELEDVLMSGIDYNEHGLAIKLAPRTGEIITQAIADQVEPLVALGGHPIVLCNPQIRAGLKQITSPLLPRLVVLSLNEITRDTDVEAIGQVSADRLKSNAVAGAA; the protein is encoded by the coding sequence ATGCGCAATTCGGGTCTGATCTTCCCACTAGTCATAGTGAGTTCAGTCCTGGTGATCATTGCGCCTTTGCCTCCGATGATGATGGACCTGCTCTTGTCATGCAATATCACTGTTTCCGTAGTGATTTTGATGACCACGATTTACGTCACACGCCCGCTGGAATTCAGCGTGTTCCCGGCGATCCTGCTGGGTACCACACTGGCGCGGCTGGTGTTGAACGTAGCGACCACCCGTCTGATCTTAACCCGCGGAGCCGATGATGGTACCGCAGCGGCAGGTGGCGTGATTGAAGCCTTTGGTCAGTTCGTGGCAGGCGGTCATCTGGTTGTGGGTCTGATTATCTTCGTGATCCTGGTCACGATTCAGTTTATGGTGATCACCAAGGGTGCTACCCGTATCAGTGAAGTAGCCGCCCGGTTCTCACTCGACAGTATGCCGGGTAAGCAGATGGCCATTGATGCCGACCTGAATGCCGGGTTGATCTCCTCGGAAGAAGCGAAAACCCGTCGCCAGGAAATCACCGAACAGGCTGACTTCTACGGTTCAATGGACGGTGCCAGTAAGTTTGTCCGTGGTGACTCGATTGCCAGTATCATCATCACGCTGATCAACGTTGTCGGCGGTCTGTATGTGGGTATGGTAGACCACGGCATGGAGCTGTCGAAAGCAGCAACCGTGTTTACCACCCTGACTATCGGCGATGGTCTGGTGACCCAGGTGCCGGGCTTTTTGATCTCTCTCGCAGCTGGTTTGATCGTTACCCGAACTTCAGTCGACAGTAACCTCCCCCGGGACGTCGTCAAACAGTTTTCCGGGCATCCGGAAGCCCTGTTCCTCGCTTCAACCTTCCTGTTCGCTCTGGCGTTCACAGGACTGCCCGCCGGCCCGATGCTGGCTCTGGCCATCGGTTGTGCGGTTACCGGGATGATGCGACGCAAAGGCCAGCAGGCTACCGCAGTACAAAAACAGAAAGCGGAAACACAACAGCAGGAACAGCAACAACAGCCTGCTGAACCCAAACCGGAAGATCACCTGTTTGTCGATCCTCTCGAACTGGAACTGGGTGTCGGACTGTTGAGACTGGCCGACCCGGCAACCGGCGGCGATCTGCTGGATCGTGTGACCCGCATCCGACACAAAATTGCCCAGGAACTGGGAATCATTCTTCCCAAGGTTCGGATTCGCGACAACATTCGCCTGGGACAACGCGATTACCAGATCAAGATTCGCGACGTCGCTGTGGCCTGGGGAACGATCTATCCCGATGGTCTCCTCGCGATCGACACGGGAGCCACGAACGGCGACATCCCGGGGATCGACACCATCGAGCCGGCCTTCGGACGTCCCGCCAAGTGGATTGAACTGGGCCAGAAAGAACGTGCTGAGCTGATGGGCTTTAATGTCGTCGAACCCTCGGCCGTTGCGATTACTCACCTGACCGAAGTCGTCCGCGAACACAGCAGCGAGTTGCTCACCCGGGAACAGGTTCACGGACTGGTTGAAAACCTGAAGGAATCGTCTCCCAAGGTTGTGGAAGAACTGATTCCCGATGTCCTCAAAATTTCTCAAGTCCAGCATGTGCTCTCCAATCTGCTCCGCGAACGGGTACCAATTCGCGACCTGGAAACCATCCTGCAGACGCTGGGCGACTATGCAGACCGAACTAAAGAGCCGATGTTGCTCACCGAATATGTGCGTAATGGACTGGCCCGTTCCATCTGCCAGCAGTATCGCGACAGCAATCGTCTGTTGCGGGTCGTGACGCTCGATCCGGAACTGGAAGATGTGCTGATGTCGGGCATTGATTACAACGAGCATGGACTGGCAATCAAGCTGGCACCGCGGACGGGTGAAATCATCACCCAGGCGATTGCCGATCAGGTAGAACCGCTGGTTGCCTTGGGCGGACACCCGATCGTGCTCTGTAATCCCCAGATCCGCGCCGGCCTGAAACAGATTACATCCCCGTTATTACCACGACTGGTCGTGTTAAGTCTGAATGAAATCACCCGTGACACCGATGTGGAAGCAATCGGACAGGTTTCAGCAGACCGTCTGAAATCGAATGCGGTTGCGGGGGCAGCGTAG
- a CDS encoding DUF58 domain-containing protein translates to MMPRLSLLFLFAAAMVPFALGTVWPEAGQLGILVCLGVFLLSLVDLVVTPSLLAIEVNRDVNEVLSVGTPNNVKLWFTNRGSVPLKIHVHDEPPMPCHYTDLPFDIELFPNKHQYSIYHVEPHHRGKNRFRRVFLQMKSRLGLWTLYDERDIHQVVRIYPDIKAVHGVELMARRNRLAETGIKMSRLRGRGTEFDRLREYRRGDEFRSIDWKATSRHQELISREYVVEKNQNIIFLLDCGRSMCNADEGVTHFDRALNAAILLSYVALRQGDTVSLMACSNKVERWVPPVRGAGSIQKLIRQVYDLDPVYEASDYRLMSEQLQLRYRKRSLVVVLTHALDEVHLSHLSDALRMMRWPHLVLSAFLRNVPLQERMNAIPETDREAFQIAAAADIVATQTTQIAALQKSGLLILDTLPENLSVNLISRYLDIKARQLL, encoded by the coding sequence ATGATGCCCCGTCTCTCCCTGCTGTTTCTGTTCGCTGCCGCGATGGTTCCCTTTGCGCTGGGAACGGTCTGGCCCGAAGCGGGACAGCTGGGAATTCTGGTCTGCCTGGGTGTGTTTCTGCTGTCGCTGGTCGATCTGGTGGTTACCCCTTCGCTGCTGGCGATTGAAGTCAATCGGGATGTGAATGAAGTCCTGAGCGTCGGTACCCCGAACAACGTCAAACTCTGGTTTACGAACCGTGGTTCGGTGCCGCTCAAGATTCACGTGCACGACGAACCGCCGATGCCGTGCCACTATACCGATCTGCCTTTCGACATCGAACTGTTTCCGAACAAGCACCAGTACAGTATTTATCATGTTGAACCGCATCACCGGGGCAAAAACCGGTTCCGTCGCGTCTTTCTGCAGATGAAAAGCCGGCTCGGCCTGTGGACGCTTTACGATGAGCGGGACATTCACCAGGTGGTCCGCATCTATCCGGATATTAAAGCAGTACATGGCGTGGAGCTGATGGCCCGCCGGAACCGACTGGCAGAAACCGGCATCAAGATGTCCCGCCTGCGGGGACGCGGGACTGAGTTCGATCGCCTGCGCGAGTATCGTCGCGGCGACGAATTTCGCAGCATTGACTGGAAAGCAACCTCCCGGCACCAGGAGCTGATCAGTCGCGAGTACGTGGTGGAGAAGAATCAGAATATCATCTTTCTGCTCGACTGCGGTCGTTCGATGTGTAATGCCGACGAAGGCGTGACTCACTTCGACCGGGCGTTGAACGCGGCGATCCTGCTCAGTTACGTGGCACTCCGGCAGGGAGACACAGTCTCGTTGATGGCCTGTTCGAACAAGGTCGAGCGGTGGGTTCCCCCGGTGCGCGGTGCCGGTTCGATTCAGAAACTGATCCGCCAGGTTTATGATCTGGATCCGGTCTACGAGGCCTCAGACTACCGACTGATGTCGGAACAGCTCCAGTTGCGTTACCGTAAACGCTCGCTGGTCGTTGTACTCACACACGCGCTGGACGAAGTGCATCTCTCGCATTTGAGCGATGCCCTGCGGATGATGCGCTGGCCCCATCTGGTGCTCTCCGCGTTCCTGCGGAACGTTCCCCTGCAGGAGCGGATGAACGCGATTCCGGAAACAGACCGCGAAGCCTTCCAGATCGCCGCAGCCGCAGACATTGTGGCTACCCAGACCACACAGATCGCCGCGCTACAGAAATCAGGCCTGCTGATTCTGGACACGCTGCCGGAGAATCTGTCGGTCAATCTCATCAGCCGCTACCTGGACATCAAAGCCCGTCAACTGCTGTGA
- a CDS encoding FliA/WhiG family RNA polymerase sigma factor translates to MAIKASEEIAEIWKEFKQDQSNQTLRNKLIEQYVPLVRYNAERVWAKLPEGVDLNDLISAGVFGLMDAINAFDLERGVKFETYCVPRIRGAMLDELRTMDWVPRLVRSKASKLEAARKAAEAEHGRPPADEEIARKMQLSRKEFEKLKSEANAVGLVSLNKKWYETDSYKDVREVDILEDAKGEDPTKSIQKRDLMRLVTKGLNRNERLIIILYYYEELTMKEIGSTLGLSESRVSQMHSSIVNRLKEQLGRRRPEFA, encoded by the coding sequence ATGGCCATCAAAGCCAGTGAAGAAATCGCAGAGATCTGGAAGGAATTCAAGCAGGATCAATCCAACCAGACACTCCGCAATAAATTGATTGAGCAATATGTTCCCCTGGTTCGTTATAATGCAGAACGAGTCTGGGCGAAGCTCCCTGAAGGGGTCGATTTAAACGACTTGATCTCAGCTGGTGTATTCGGGTTAATGGATGCCATCAATGCATTCGATCTGGAACGGGGCGTTAAGTTTGAAACTTACTGCGTTCCCCGTATCCGTGGCGCCATGCTGGACGAACTGCGTACCATGGACTGGGTTCCCCGTCTGGTACGGAGTAAGGCCAGTAAGCTGGAAGCAGCCCGCAAGGCAGCCGAAGCAGAGCATGGTCGCCCGCCGGCGGACGAGGAAATCGCCCGGAAGATGCAGTTGTCTCGCAAAGAGTTCGAAAAACTCAAAAGCGAAGCCAACGCTGTCGGACTGGTCAGCCTCAATAAAAAGTGGTATGAAACCGACAGCTACAAAGATGTACGGGAAGTGGATATTCTCGAGGACGCCAAGGGTGAAGATCCGACCAAGAGTATCCAGAAGCGGGATCTGATGCGACTGGTCACCAAGGGCCTGAACCGCAACGAACGCCTGATTATCATCCTGTATTACTACGAAGAACTGACCATGAAAGAAATCGGCAGCACTCTGGGTCTGTCCGAGTCGCGTGTCAGTCAGATGCATTCCAGCATTGTCAACCGCCTGAAAGAACAACTGGGCCGTCGACGACCCGAATTTGCATAA
- a CDS encoding P-loop NTPase has product MASAVNEFNFEHADLHSGLSAASPENHAASSHGDQAKVLRGLMEQRQPGVIEKSKSTRCRTLAVCSGKGGVGKSVISLNLALALARTGASVCLMDINLALGNIDLLCRLNGYWNLSHVVSGARSLKEIQLEGPLGINVITGASGLTDLADCSEAVRRDVLGQMQELEATHDYLILDNGTGIHRSIRQFVTSADDVLIVTTPEPTAIADAYATIKSLSTIQSLEIQALVNQCTSLDQGDKVFQQLQKTTELFLHTGLTQAGQIPHDLQVVQSVYDRDPLVLSHPQSPAAEAIFRLARHVIDVRKTKEQNKQESYFPRLWQRLLGEAA; this is encoded by the coding sequence ATGGCATCCGCTGTCAACGAATTTAATTTCGAACACGCCGATCTGCATTCCGGACTGTCTGCAGCATCGCCAGAGAACCATGCCGCTTCGTCTCACGGCGATCAGGCGAAGGTGCTGCGTGGACTGATGGAGCAGCGTCAGCCGGGTGTGATCGAAAAATCGAAATCGACACGCTGTCGCACCCTGGCGGTCTGCAGTGGTAAAGGGGGTGTGGGGAAATCGGTGATCTCACTGAACCTGGCACTGGCCCTGGCCAGAACCGGCGCTTCGGTCTGCCTGATGGATATCAATCTCGCGTTAGGTAACATCGACTTACTCTGTCGACTGAACGGTTACTGGAATCTCTCGCATGTGGTGAGTGGTGCCCGATCACTCAAGGAAATTCAACTGGAAGGACCGCTGGGCATTAACGTAATTACCGGCGCCAGCGGCCTGACTGATCTCGCGGACTGCTCGGAAGCTGTTCGCCGCGATGTACTGGGTCAGATGCAGGAACTGGAAGCGACCCACGATTATCTGATTCTGGATAACGGTACCGGCATCCATCGCAGTATCCGCCAGTTCGTCACATCTGCAGACGATGTATTGATCGTGACGACTCCCGAACCAACGGCGATTGCGGATGCTTATGCGACGATCAAGTCCCTCTCAACAATTCAATCACTGGAAATCCAGGCCCTGGTCAATCAATGCACGTCTCTCGACCAGGGCGACAAAGTATTTCAGCAACTCCAAAAAACTACCGAACTGTTTTTGCACACCGGTCTGACTCAGGCAGGGCAGATCCCCCATGATTTGCAGGTCGTTCAGTCGGTCTACGATCGGGATCCGCTGGTGCTCAGTCATCCGCAGAGCCCGGCTGCCGAGGCGATTTTCCGCCTGGCCCGGCATGTGATCGATGTGCGTAAAACAAAAGAACAAAACAAACAAGAGTCTTACTTTCCGCGACTTTGGCAGCGTCTGCTGGGTGAAGCCGCATAA
- the flhF gene encoding flagellar biosynthesis protein FlhF: protein MSDVRTFKAASMQEALKLVREEMGSDAVILQTKQVPGRRGLLPWTRTREEFEITAGLGIKVRTPAAVQNNRRPASSPLQHRASNLQPAGARNESVAYSEPPSRELPSERRPAPIQQTPALERRVEEDNRPPVHNRLEQRLQDSRPRPSHTSQPAYDPTEEFAEKLNAIQEMLESLDRRTRSQRVTDVPPELFHIYTDLIDAEVDETIAHDLVSRLKEHATPEQLKDTQASQSLLAALIEAQLDCASPIRPVPGQRKVVALVGPTGVGKTTTIAKLAANFRLRDNIKMGLITVDTYRIAAVEQLRTYAEIIDLPMKVVSTPREMQMALDEMVGLDLVLIDTAGRSPSDDLKIQELESLFRDIAIDEIALVMSMTSSVRTLEAIAERFKVARPTSMILTKLDEAPVMGSLLTLSQKVKLPIQYLTTGQDVPDDIEPANAARISRLVLGEDKLS, encoded by the coding sequence ATGTCAGATGTTCGCACTTTTAAAGCCGCTTCAATGCAGGAAGCATTGAAGCTGGTTCGCGAAGAAATGGGCAGCGATGCTGTGATCCTGCAGACAAAACAGGTGCCGGGCCGCAGAGGACTCCTGCCCTGGACCCGCACCAGAGAAGAATTTGAAATCACGGCAGGTCTGGGTATCAAAGTCCGCACACCTGCCGCCGTGCAGAATAACAGACGCCCCGCCAGTTCCCCGTTACAACATCGTGCTTCCAATCTTCAACCGGCGGGTGCCCGCAACGAATCAGTTGCCTACTCTGAACCACCGTCTCGTGAGTTGCCCTCCGAACGTCGCCCCGCACCGATCCAACAAACACCTGCTCTCGAAAGAAGAGTCGAGGAAGACAACAGACCGCCAGTTCACAATCGTCTTGAACAGCGTCTGCAGGATTCCCGTCCCCGACCGAGCCATACTTCTCAGCCGGCCTACGATCCCACTGAGGAATTTGCAGAAAAGCTGAATGCCATCCAGGAAATGCTGGAATCACTGGATCGCCGCACCCGCTCACAACGCGTCACCGATGTTCCCCCAGAACTGTTTCACATTTACACGGATCTGATTGACGCTGAAGTAGACGAAACCATTGCTCACGACCTCGTCAGCCGTCTCAAAGAGCATGCTACTCCCGAACAACTCAAAGATACCCAGGCCAGCCAGTCTCTGCTGGCGGCATTGATTGAAGCACAACTGGACTGTGCTTCCCCGATTCGTCCGGTACCTGGTCAACGCAAAGTGGTGGCCCTGGTTGGGCCCACTGGCGTCGGTAAAACAACTACGATCGCCAAGCTGGCTGCAAACTTCCGTCTGCGTGATAACATTAAAATGGGGCTGATCACTGTCGACACTTACCGGATTGCCGCGGTCGAACAGTTGCGAACCTATGCGGAAATCATCGACCTGCCCATGAAAGTCGTAAGCACGCCACGGGAAATGCAGATGGCACTCGACGAAATGGTCGGACTGGACCTGGTCCTGATCGACACCGCGGGTCGCAGCCCGAGCGATGATCTGAAAATTCAGGAACTGGAAAGCCTGTTCCGCGATATTGCCATCGATGAAATCGCCCTGGTGATGAGCATGACTTCCAGTGTTCGCACTCTCGAAGCGATTGCCGAACGATTCAAAGTCGCCCGTCCAACGTCAATGATATTGACCAAACTGGACGAAGCCCCCGTCATGGGCAGTCTGCTGACTCTAAGTCAGAAAGTAAAACTGCCGATTCAGTATCTGACTACGGGACAGGATGTCCCCGACGATATTGAACCGGCGAATGCCGCCCGGATTTCACGCCTGGTTCTGGGCGAAGACAAACTAAGTTAG